AGTCCATCAAGGCCTATTTCGGCAAGGCCTAACGCCTCAAGAGGACATTGCCCTCTGGTTCCGGTTCGTGATTTTTCCAGCCACGCCAGTATGGTTACCGAAAACAAGTAGCTGATCGGCAAAAGTATGAACCAGTGTCCTGAAATAAGGTTTAAAACACTATCCATGAGGAGAGTCCAGGAAAGGATTACAGCAATTTCAAGAAAGTACAGTCCAGCCAGAAGCCTTACTTTAGGCGATATTCTGTTAAGCAGAGCGTGTTTTCTGGCGGTAACAGTCATTTTCTGGACTCCTGTTCAATCAGCATGGCGTCTCCGTAACTGTAGAATCTGTAGGATTCATCTATGGCATGACGATAGGCCCTCATCATGAATTCATATCCCATGAACGCTGCAACAAGGCATAAGAGAGAACTCCCCGGAAGATGAAAATTAGTTATCAGAGCATTCACGTTCCTGAATCTGTATGGAGGGAATATAAAGATTTCTGTCTCTCCTGATAATGAGTCTCTGGATTCTATATCAATAGATTCAAGAACCCTGGTGGTAGTAGTTCCAACAGCCACTATTCTTCCCCCCGCCTGTCTTGTATTTCTTATTGCCGACAGAGTTTCCGCGGAGATGAAGTACTCTTCCGGCTCAAGTCTGTTCTCTTCCAGAATTTCCCGGCGAAGTGGCTGAAAGGTACCCGGGCCAACATGCAGAGTTACATGGGCATTGTCTATTCCAGCGTTCTGAAGGTCGGCAAGAAGATCGGAAGTGAAATGGAGTCCTGCTGTGGGAGCTGCTACCGCACCGGTTTCTGACGCGAAGACGGTTTGATATCTGATATCATCAAGCTCCTCAGGATTCCGTTTAATGTATGGAGGCAGGGGTACCTGTACTGTTTCCCGGAGCTTTTGCTCGGTATTCTCTCCGTGGTTGAAACTCACAATTGCTCTGCCATGATCCAGACGCTTATCCACAACACATTGCAGGCCGTTTGCGAACTCAAGCTGCATTCCAGGTTTTGCAGCTTTACCGGGACGGACAATTGCTTTCCAGGAGTTCGTATCCAGTTTCTTAAGTAGAAAAATTTCCGCTTTGCCGCCCGTTTCTGCCTTCCTGCCCGAAAGCCTCGCTTTGAAAACTTTTGTATTGTTCAGTATCAAAAGGTCACCGGGAACAAGGAAATCAGAGAGTCTGCTGAAAAACGTGTCTTCGAAACTGCCTTTGCTGATATCAGCGGCCAGAAGCCTGCTGCTTGTCCTGTCATCAAGAGGTTTTTGAGCGATAAGTTCTTGAGGAAGAGTGTAATGCATGCTTGATAGAGAAAGAATTTTTCCTTTCATCAGGATACAGGAAGCCGGACTGTGAACCAGGTACCAAATCCCGTTTTACTGCGAACACTGACAGTGCCGCCCATCTGCTGAGCGAAACTCTTCACTATGGTCAAACCTATTCCAAGTCCTGTTGTTTTTCTACCGAAATTGCTGCCGGTGTAGAACCTGTCAAACAGGTTTGGAAGATCTACAGAGGAAATCCCTTCTCCAGTATTGAAAACCTCAAGTACCCAGTGATTAGCACCATCCAATCTGACTTCTATTCTGACGGATCCCCCGGGTTTATTGAACTGTATGGCGTTGTTAACCAGATTTCCGATAATCTGTTCCAGCCTTGATCTGTCAAAGGATGCGGTAAAAGGTTCAGAAGGTAGTTCAGCGCTTACTTCAACATTCTGACTTCTGCCTTTCTCTGAAAGAACGGGAAGCAGTGAAGAAACCACATCAGAAGGTCTGGCCCAGGATGTATCAAGGTTTTCGTCGCTCAACTCGATCTTCATAAAATTCAGCATTCTTTCTGCATATTCAACCAGGTTTATCAGAGCGATATTCATCGAGTTGAGTGATTTCCTCTGATCAGGAGTCAGTTTGCCAAGTTTTTCTGAGACAAGGAGGTCTGTATGACCTCTGAGAGTTGTGACGGGCGCTCTCATACGGTAGGAAAGACTCATCAGAAGATCATCCAGTCCGTGAATTTT
The sequence above is drawn from the Candidatus Aegiribacteria sp. genome and encodes:
- the queA gene encoding tRNA preQ1(34) S-adenosylmethionine ribosyltransferase-isomerase QueA, with amino-acid sequence MHYTLPQELIAQKPLDDRTSSRLLAADISKGSFEDTFFSRLSDFLVPGDLLILNNTKVFKARLSGRKAETGGKAEIFLLKKLDTNSWKAIVRPGKAAKPGMQLEFANGLQCVVDKRLDHGRAIVSFNHGENTEQKLRETVQVPLPPYIKRNPEELDDIRYQTVFASETGAVAAPTAGLHFTSDLLADLQNAGIDNAHVTLHVGPGTFQPLRREILEENRLEPEEYFISAETLSAIRNTRQAGGRIVAVGTTTTRVLESIDIESRDSLSGETEIFIFPPYRFRNVNALITNFHLPGSSLLCLVAAFMGYEFMMRAYRHAIDESYRFYSYGDAMLIEQESRK